Proteins encoded by one window of Pseudonocardia sp. HH130629-09:
- a CDS encoding chorismate-binding protein: MTSTAPARTGLHRVPIPADVAPSGVAAAVRRLAHRPRLVAFGGSWSWGALVATDPVLTAPAGADPFAVLDAPPRSASPQATPGAPRDAGADTGTGTGTDAGIDTGIDTAVGGGWFGLLDHAPPGVRPTAALSWYRDVLRHDGEHWWFEALVACGAPLPGLPDHPRAVHPDTCSAERRYARLCADLARPAPDRTARIAVTRWPDRDAHLAAVERCVTEIRRGEIFQANIATRLEVRLDGDPHEAWARLVEPVAPARAALVVTPERAAVGASPELFLRRAGDRVTTAPIKGTRPRTGGDADDTERARLGASVKDAAENVMIVDLMRNDLARVARPGGVRPGRLLAVEPHPGVWHLVSRVHATLREDVTDADLLTATFPPGSVTGAPKIRACEVIAECEDGNRGLFTGAVGGVSPLAGLELNVAIRTLDLGPSGPDGSRTGRLGVGGGITVDSDPAEEFGEVLTKAAPVLAALDGPPRPVRPHVGRPADRAAGLFETLACVDGRAHRVGEHAARLRRSYLAVTGRPLDARIEAEVAAAVAGATGHHRVRVEAAPDDPSRLTVRAVPWPGPVPLDAQGGVVAVVRRSADGESHKFADRRWLDAHEATTAGGDDTPLLCDPTGLVLETTRSAVAAVHRGRLWVPPLDGRILPGTGRSALLDLVGPDAVRIAPLPLAALAEADGFLLVNALRGVQWVRRVDDGGRTVAAWTVPDPLTRRLAEGLSG, encoded by the coding sequence GTGACCTCGACCGCGCCGGCCCGGACCGGGCTGCACCGTGTCCCGATCCCGGCTGACGTCGCGCCGTCCGGGGTGGCGGCGGCGGTGCGCCGGCTCGCCCACCGGCCGCGGCTGGTCGCCTTCGGCGGGAGCTGGTCCTGGGGGGCGCTCGTCGCCACCGACCCGGTGCTCACCGCGCCGGCCGGGGCCGACCCGTTCGCCGTGCTCGACGCGCCGCCGCGGTCCGCGAGTCCGCAGGCGACCCCGGGCGCGCCCCGGGACGCGGGGGCGGACACCGGAACCGGCACCGGGACCGACGCAGGGATCGACACGGGGATCGACACGGCTGTGGGGGGCGGCTGGTTCGGGCTGCTGGACCACGCCCCGCCCGGCGTGCGACCGACGGCGGCACTGTCCTGGTACCGCGACGTCCTGCGCCACGACGGCGAGCACTGGTGGTTCGAGGCGCTGGTCGCCTGCGGCGCCCCGCTGCCGGGCCTGCCCGACCACCCGCGCGCGGTGCACCCCGACACCTGCTCGGCCGAGCGCCGGTACGCGCGGCTGTGCGCCGACCTCGCCCGACCGGCGCCGGACCGGACGGCCCGGATCGCGGTCACCCGGTGGCCCGACCGGGACGCGCACCTGGCCGCGGTCGAGCGGTGCGTCACCGAGATCCGGCGCGGCGAGATCTTCCAGGCCAACATCGCGACCCGGCTGGAGGTCCGGCTCGACGGCGACCCGCACGAGGCGTGGGCCCGGCTCGTCGAGCCGGTCGCGCCCGCCCGCGCCGCGCTCGTCGTGACGCCGGAGCGGGCGGCGGTGGGCGCGAGCCCGGAGCTGTTCCTGCGCCGTGCCGGCGACCGGGTCACCACCGCACCGATCAAGGGCACCCGGCCGCGCACCGGCGGCGACGCCGACGACACCGAACGCGCCCGGCTCGGCGCCTCGGTGAAGGACGCGGCGGAGAACGTCATGATCGTCGACCTGATGCGCAACGACCTCGCCCGGGTGGCGCGGCCCGGCGGGGTGCGGCCAGGGCGGCTGCTCGCCGTCGAACCGCACCCGGGGGTGTGGCACCTGGTGTCGCGGGTGCACGCGACCCTGCGCGAGGACGTCACCGACGCCGACCTGCTCACCGCCACGTTCCCGCCGGGTTCGGTCACCGGGGCGCCGAAGATCCGGGCCTGCGAGGTGATCGCCGAATGCGAGGACGGCAACCGCGGGCTGTTCACCGGTGCCGTCGGCGGGGTGAGCCCGCTGGCCGGGCTGGAGCTGAACGTCGCGATCCGCACCCTCGACCTCGGCCCCTCCGGGCCCGACGGAAGCCGCACCGGCCGGCTCGGGGTCGGCGGGGGCATCACCGTCGACTCCGACCCGGCGGAGGAGTTCGGCGAGGTCCTGACCAAGGCGGCCCCGGTCCTGGCCGCGCTCGACGGCCCGCCACGGCCGGTCCGGCCGCACGTCGGACGGCCCGCCGACCGGGCCGCGGGCCTGTTCGAGACCCTGGCCTGCGTCGACGGCCGGGCCCACCGGGTCGGCGAGCACGCCGCCCGGCTGCGTCGCTCCTACCTCGCGGTCACCGGCCGCCCCCTCGACGCGCGGATCGAGGCCGAGGTCGCCGCGGCCGTCGCGGGGGCTACCGGGCACCACCGGGTCCGGGTCGAGGCGGCGCCGGACGACCCGTCACGGCTCACGGTGCGCGCGGTCCCCTGGCCCGGACCGGTCCCGCTCGACGCGCAGGGCGGTGTGGTCGCCGTCGTCCGGCGCAGCGCCGACGGCGAGTCCCACAAGTTCGCCGACCGGCGGTGGCTCGACGCCCACGAGGCCACGACGGCGGGCGGGGACGACACGCCGCTGCTGTGCGACCCGACGGGGCTGGTGCTGGAGACGACGCGGTCCGCCGTCGCCGCCGTGCACCGCGGCCGGCTGTGGGTCCCCCCGCTCGACGGTCGCATCCTCCCGGGCACCGGCCGAAGCGCGTTGCTCGACCTAGTGGGCCCCGACGCCGTGCGCATCGCCCCGCTGCCCCTGGCCGCGCTCGCCGAGGCCGACGGGTTCCTGCTGGTCAACGCGCTGCGCGGGGTGCAGTGGGTGCGCCGGGTCGACGACGGCGGCCGCACCGTCGCCGCCTGGACCGTCCCGGACCCGCTGACCCGCCGCCTCGCGGAGGGCCTGTCGGGCTGA
- a CDS encoding DUF1707 SHOCT-like domain-containing protein has protein sequence MVDVRIGDAERERALERLGGHVGDGRLDLAEFSTRSEQVAAARTASELAAVEADLPRLPRPVGPERERRARRVVLAATWGPWVLTAVIVLTIWAAVALGRGGGYFWPIWVIGPWGALLALGTLTGRSVAGPCGRARTAAERVHRVHAPS, from the coding sequence GTGGTGGACGTACGCATCGGTGACGCCGAGCGGGAGCGCGCACTGGAACGGCTCGGCGGGCACGTGGGGGACGGGCGGCTCGACCTCGCCGAGTTCTCCACCCGCAGCGAGCAGGTGGCCGCGGCGCGCACGGCATCCGAGCTCGCCGCCGTCGAGGCGGACCTGCCCCGGCTGCCGCGTCCCGTCGGCCCGGAGCGCGAGCGCCGGGCCCGCCGGGTCGTCCTGGCCGCGACCTGGGGGCCGTGGGTGCTGACCGCGGTGATCGTCCTGACGATCTGGGCCGCCGTCGCACTGGGCCGGGGCGGGGGGTACTTCTGGCCGATCTGGGTGATCGGGCCGTGGGGGGCCCTGCTCGCACTCGGCACGCTCACCGGCCGCTCGGTCGCCGGTCCGTGCGGGCGGGCGAGAACCGCCGCGGAACGGGTACACCGGGTGCATGCCCCGTCGTGA
- a CDS encoding class I SAM-dependent DNA methyltransferase has translation MATSTGGDPHLERAYSLSGPADARALYDEWAPTYDADLSGEAQGYVAPAVTADAVVAAAGPGGEILDAGCGTGLVGVALRERGATTVDGIDLSPGMLERARATGAYRDLREADMTAALALSDDSYDVVVCVGTLTHAHVGPSALAEFTRVVRPGGYLVATVLDDVWESGGYRAEVDRLAAADVFEAVSIEVAPYRSGQQVDCRLLVLRVR, from the coding sequence ATGGCCACGAGCACCGGGGGCGACCCCCATCTGGAACGCGCCTACTCGCTGAGCGGCCCGGCCGACGCCCGGGCGCTCTACGACGAGTGGGCCCCCACCTACGACGCCGACCTCTCCGGCGAGGCCCAGGGCTACGTCGCGCCCGCGGTCACCGCGGACGCCGTCGTCGCGGCCGCGGGCCCCGGCGGCGAGATCCTCGACGCCGGCTGCGGCACCGGGCTCGTCGGCGTCGCCCTGCGCGAGCGCGGTGCGACCACCGTCGACGGGATCGACCTGTCGCCCGGGATGCTGGAGCGGGCCCGCGCCACCGGGGCGTACCGGGACCTGCGCGAGGCCGACATGACCGCCGCGCTGGCACTGTCCGACGACTCCTACGACGTCGTCGTCTGCGTCGGGACGCTCACCCACGCCCACGTCGGGCCCTCGGCGCTCGCCGAGTTCACCCGGGTCGTGCGGCCGGGCGGGTACCTGGTCGCGACCGTCCTCGACGACGTCTGGGAGTCCGGAGGCTACCGTGCCGAGGTCGACCGGCTCGCCGCCGCCGACGTCTTCGAGGCCGTCTCGATCGAGGTCGCGCCCTACCGGTCCGGGCAGCAGGTCGACTGCCGCCTCCTGGTACTGCGGGTGCGGTAG
- a CDS encoding nuclease-related domain-containing protein: protein MTTTSSTTPTTDRSRALDLARHYPGRRAGHVAAQQRSAGFPDRNWRLGADGEQRTAHLLTALTGRTRRDRLLGRPAAWRVLHSVPLDGGAADLDHVLIGPPGICVIDTRHHRGRSLLLDGERLVVAGTATDAVPRARVEAQRVRELLLPRLGPAAASTPVRPVIALVGAPIRVRRWPDDVVVATEGALVRALRGLTPVLDPWEVDRIHAVARRPESWG, encoded by the coding sequence ATGACGACGACCTCCTCGACGACACCCACCACCGATCGTTCCCGTGCGCTCGACCTGGCGCGCCACTACCCCGGCCGGCGGGCCGGACACGTCGCGGCGCAGCAGCGGAGCGCGGGGTTCCCCGACCGCAACTGGCGCCTCGGGGCCGACGGGGAGCAGCGCACCGCGCACCTGCTGACCGCGCTGACCGGGCGGACCCGACGGGACCGGCTGCTCGGCAGGCCCGCGGCGTGGCGGGTCCTGCACTCGGTCCCGCTCGACGGCGGCGCCGCCGATCTCGACCACGTCCTGATCGGGCCGCCCGGCATCTGCGTCATCGACACCCGCCACCACCGCGGCCGCTCCCTGCTGCTCGACGGCGAGCGGCTGGTCGTCGCCGGGACGGCCACGGACGCCGTCCCGCGGGCCCGGGTCGAGGCGCAGCGGGTCCGTGAGCTGCTGCTCCCCCGTCTCGGGCCTGCCGCCGCCTCGACGCCGGTCCGCCCGGTGATCGCGCTGGTCGGGGCGCCGATCCGGGTGCGCCGCTGGCCCGACGACGTCGTGGTCGCCACCGAGGGCGCGCTGGTGCGCGCCCTGCGCGGGCTGACACCGGTCCTCGACCCGTGGGAGGTGGACCGGATCCACGCCGTGGCACGGCGCCCGGAGAGCTGGGGGTGA
- a CDS encoding DUF1992 domain-containing protein encodes MNGVDPRFESPVDQAIREAVERGDFDDLPGKGKPLPGAGRIGPVDENWWIRGYLEREGVPGDALLPPSLQLRKELDRIDETVTRFVDERRVREHVEEVNSRVVDHMRHPTGPRVPIRRLDADEVVARWHAARERRRAAARPATVGPGTGSEPGRRSRGWWARLFGR; translated from the coding sequence ATGAACGGTGTGGACCCGAGGTTCGAGTCGCCGGTCGACCAGGCGATCCGGGAGGCCGTCGAGCGGGGCGACTTCGACGACCTGCCCGGCAAGGGCAAGCCGTTGCCCGGCGCGGGACGGATCGGCCCGGTCGACGAGAACTGGTGGATCCGCGGCTACCTGGAGCGGGAGGGTGTCCCGGGTGACGCGCTGCTCCCGCCGTCGCTCCAGCTGCGCAAGGAGCTGGACCGGATCGACGAGACCGTCACCCGCTTCGTCGACGAGCGCCGCGTGCGCGAGCACGTCGAGGAGGTCAACTCCCGGGTCGTCGACCACATGCGCCACCCGACGGGCCCGCGCGTCCCGATCCGCAGGCTCGACGCCGACGAGGTCGTCGCGCGGTGGCACGCGGCCCGGGAACGCCGCCGCGCCGCCGCCCGGCCCGCCACGGTGGGGCCCGGCACCGGGTCGGAGCCCGGAAGACGGTCCCGCGGCTGGTGGGCCCGCCTGTTCGGCCGCTGA
- a CDS encoding SRPBCC family protein — protein MSERRYVYTTYIRSTAEQVFRALTTPEFTMQYWGGAELTSDWRVGSPLEAVHPDHDDFIGEILAVEPPHRLSYTFTGRAERDAGRPPTVVEFALSPFGDEAVKLQVVHTGFTDDEQGARDARDVGEGWPAILSALKTLLETGRPLASPGHFAPRTPAAPAR, from the coding sequence ATGAGTGAGCGTCGCTACGTCTACACGACCTACATCCGCAGCACCGCCGAGCAGGTGTTCCGGGCGCTGACCACACCGGAGTTCACCATGCAGTACTGGGGCGGCGCGGAGCTGACCTCGGACTGGCGCGTCGGGAGCCCGCTGGAGGCGGTCCACCCCGACCACGACGACTTCATCGGCGAGATCCTCGCCGTCGAGCCGCCGCACCGGCTGTCCTACACCTTCACCGGCCGCGCCGAACGGGACGCGGGGCGGCCGCCGACCGTCGTCGAGTTCGCGCTCTCCCCGTTCGGCGACGAGGCGGTGAAGCTGCAGGTCGTCCACACCGGTTTCACCGACGACGAGCAGGGCGCACGGGACGCCCGCGACGTCGGCGAGGGCTGGCCCGCGATCCTGTCCGCGCTCAAGACGCTGCTGGAGACCGGCCGTCCGCTGGCCTCCCCCGGTCACTTCGCACCACGGACACCGGCGGCGCCTGCCCGGTGA
- a CDS encoding DUF1707 SHOCT-like domain-containing protein has product MTATPDTRPAPGPDTTPAPATPLLAATTPATQGPATPLRSDAVLASDSEREHVTARLRTAAAEGRLTLAESDERQAAAYAARTRDELVPLLAGLPRPPRPRHPRRGPLTPRARRNLRIHAGVTVVVLLLLVLGAGLGPAPLFAPIGPAFWLGLILFVHSRRAEREVSPDEELPEELR; this is encoded by the coding sequence ATGACAGCGACTCCGGACACCCGTCCCGCACCCGGACCGGACACCACCCCGGCACCGGCCACGCCCCTACTGGCCGCGACAACACCGGCCACGCAGGGCCCGGCGACTCCGCTCCGGTCGGACGCCGTGCTCGCCTCCGACTCCGAGCGCGAGCACGTCACCGCCCGGCTGCGGACCGCCGCCGCCGAGGGGCGGCTGACCCTCGCCGAGTCCGACGAGCGGCAGGCCGCCGCCTACGCAGCCCGCACCCGCGACGAGCTCGTCCCGCTGCTCGCCGGGCTGCCCCGCCCGCCGCGGCCGCGGCACCCCCGGCGTGGTCCGCTCACCCCCCGCGCACGGCGCAACCTGCGCATCCACGCCGGGGTGACCGTCGTCGTGCTGCTCCTGCTGGTCCTGGGCGCGGGGCTCGGGCCGGCGCCGCTGTTCGCGCCGATCGGGCCGGCGTTCTGGCTGGGACTGATCCTGTTCGTGCACTCCCGGCGGGCCGAGCGGGAGGTCTCACCGGACGAGGAGCTGCCCGAGGAACTGCGGTGA
- a CDS encoding ArsR/SmtB family transcription factor encodes MADLDAVFRALADPTRRRILDRLHEQGESTLGALCEGLDMSRQAVSKHLAQLEAAGLVTTLRRGREKIHHLDPVPIQEIHDRWIGKFERSRVQAVTALRAALEENDE; translated from the coding sequence GTGGCCGACCTGGACGCCGTCTTCCGCGCACTCGCGGACCCGACGCGACGGCGCATCCTCGACCGGTTGCACGAGCAGGGTGAGTCGACGCTCGGCGCGCTGTGCGAGGGGTTGGACATGAGCCGGCAGGCCGTGTCCAAGCACCTCGCGCAGCTGGAGGCCGCCGGACTGGTGACGACCCTGCGGCGCGGCCGGGAGAAGATCCACCACCTCGACCCGGTCCCCATCCAGGAGATCCACGATCGGTGGATCGGGAAGTTCGAGCGCAGCCGGGTGCAGGCGGTCACCGCCCTGCGCGCGGCGCTGGAGGAGAACGATGAGTGA
- a CDS encoding alpha/beta hydrolase — translation MADARCGFGIDLPGTQAMFAAGRPLGDVATLKRIPGGLPVYVVVGDEDPVNAGLALVRPLVERYAEAGLHDVTLKVWPGARHEVFNETNRDEVVADLLSWLDRVVPGKRDA, via the coding sequence GTGGCCGACGCCCGCTGCGGCTTCGGCATCGACCTGCCCGGCACGCAGGCGATGTTCGCTGCTGGCCGGCCGCTCGGCGACGTCGCCACCCTGAAGCGGATCCCTGGCGGGTTGCCGGTCTACGTCGTCGTCGGGGACGAGGACCCGGTCAACGCCGGGCTGGCCCTGGTGCGGCCGTTGGTCGAGCGCTACGCCGAGGCCGGGCTGCACGACGTCACGCTGAAGGTGTGGCCGGGCGCCCGGCACGAGGTGTTCAACGAGACCAACCGCGACGAGGTCGTCGCGGACCTGCTGTCCTGGCTCGACCGCGTCGTCCCCGGGAAGCGGGACGCCTGA
- a CDS encoding TIGR03617 family F420-dependent LLM class oxidoreductase, with amino-acid sequence MRVDTTGGFSASPLETEAAAVAAEAAGYDALSVPETAHDAFVSLALAARATSRIRLQSAIAVAFARTPMTLAYQANDVQLLSGGRFDLGLGSQVRPHIERRFGMPWSRPAARMEDFVSALRAIFHAWATGDRLHHRGEFYSHTLMTEFFSPGPNPHGMPPVMLAAVGERMTEVAGRVTDGLLAHSLTSPSYLAEVTLPALRRGRGRDDLTGFDVCLPVFTVLGADADARAVAEAGVRRQIAFYASTPPYRPVLEHHGRGALADELNGLSRQQAWDEMAGLVDDDLLGLFAVAGDPATVASGIADRYRDLVDRVSLYTPYDADPALVLDVVTRLRAA; translated from the coding sequence GTGCGCGTCGACACCACCGGCGGTTTCTCCGCCTCCCCGCTCGAGACCGAGGCGGCCGCGGTCGCCGCGGAGGCCGCGGGCTACGACGCCCTGTCGGTCCCCGAGACCGCGCACGACGCGTTCGTGTCGCTGGCGCTGGCCGCCCGGGCCACCAGCCGGATCCGGCTACAGTCCGCGATCGCGGTGGCCTTCGCCCGCACTCCGATGACGCTGGCCTACCAGGCCAACGACGTGCAGCTGCTCTCCGGCGGCCGGTTCGATCTCGGGCTGGGCTCGCAGGTCCGCCCGCACATCGAGCGCCGGTTCGGGATGCCGTGGAGCCGGCCCGCCGCCCGGATGGAGGACTTCGTCTCCGCGCTGCGGGCGATCTTCCACGCCTGGGCCACCGGGGACCGGCTGCACCACCGCGGCGAGTTCTACTCCCACACCCTGATGACCGAGTTCTTCTCGCCCGGGCCGAACCCGCACGGGATGCCGCCGGTGATGCTGGCCGCGGTGGGCGAGCGGATGACCGAGGTCGCGGGTCGGGTCACCGACGGTCTGCTGGCGCACTCGCTGACCTCGCCGTCGTACCTGGCGGAGGTGACGCTGCCCGCGCTGCGCCGCGGGCGGGGCCGGGACGACCTCACCGGCTTCGACGTCTGCCTGCCGGTCTTCACCGTCCTGGGCGCCGATGCCGACGCCAGGGCCGTGGCCGAGGCCGGGGTGCGCCGTCAGATCGCCTTCTACGCCTCCACCCCGCCGTACCGCCCGGTGCTGGAGCACCACGGTCGCGGGGCGCTCGCCGACGAGCTCAACGGACTGTCGCGGCAGCAGGCCTGGGACGAGATGGCCGGCCTCGTCGACGACGACCTGCTGGGCCTGTTCGCCGTCGCCGGGGACCCGGCCACGGTCGCCTCCGGGATCGCGGACCGCTACCGGGACCTCGTCGACCGGGTGTCGCTCTACACCCCCTACGACGCCGACCCCGCCCTGGTGCTCGACGTCGTCACCCGGCTGCGCGCGGCCTGA
- a CDS encoding transglycosylase family protein: MSIRGRFVGTLVAGVLAFGAPLALAGPATAAPETSAQVAPAAVVAPTQSVSTSTWDKLAECESSGNWNTNTGNGFSGGLQFTQSTWKSFGGSGKAHNASKSEQIRVAENVLEAQGWKAWPACSKKLGLR, encoded by the coding sequence ATGTCCATCCGTGGGCGTTTCGTCGGAACTCTCGTCGCCGGTGTCCTGGCGTTCGGCGCTCCGCTCGCCCTCGCCGGGCCCGCGACGGCCGCCCCCGAGACCTCGGCTCAGGTCGCTCCCGCGGCGGTCGTGGCGCCGACGCAGTCCGTCTCCACCTCGACGTGGGACAAGCTCGCCGAGTGCGAGTCCAGCGGGAACTGGAACACCAACACCGGCAACGGCTTCTCCGGCGGCCTGCAGTTCACGCAGTCCACCTGGAAGTCCTTCGGTGGGTCGGGCAAGGCGCACAACGCCAGCAAGTCCGAGCAGATCCGCGTCGCCGAGAACGTCCTGGAGGCCCAGGGCTGGAAGGCGTGGCCGGCCTGCTCCAAGAAGCTGGGCCTGCGGTAG
- a CDS encoding alpha/beta fold hydrolase, with translation MWARQVEALSARHRVVVPDARGHGASSDPGPDGYRPHDDVAALLDHLGTGPVVLVGLSMGARTAFDTALERPDLVDRVVLSGAGAGAPTWTGPWTLDRLARWERARLDLDAERWISVFLEFVPGPHRTAADVDPEVLAEVRLMAVDMLAHHLPTDPAAPPPIGFLDDALDRAPALAVPLLGVVGELDSDDHLRIVTDTVERVPDGRLVTVPGTAHYPNVERPAEFAQVLGEFLRR, from the coding sequence ATGTGGGCCCGGCAGGTCGAAGCGCTGTCGGCCCGGCACCGGGTCGTCGTCCCGGACGCGCGCGGGCACGGCGCCTCGTCGGACCCGGGACCCGACGGATACCGCCCGCACGACGACGTCGCCGCGCTGCTGGACCACCTCGGTACCGGTCCGGTGGTGCTGGTGGGGCTCTCGATGGGCGCGCGGACCGCCTTCGACACCGCGCTGGAGCGGCCCGACCTCGTCGACCGGGTCGTGCTCAGCGGCGCCGGTGCCGGTGCGCCCACCTGGACCGGCCCCTGGACGCTCGACAGGCTGGCCCGCTGGGAGCGGGCCCGCCTGGACCTCGACGCCGAGCGCTGGATCTCGGTCTTCCTGGAGTTCGTGCCCGGACCGCACCGGACGGCGGCCGACGTCGACCCGGAGGTGCTCGCCGAGGTCCGGCTGATGGCCGTCGACATGCTCGCCCACCACCTGCCCACGGACCCGGCCGCGCCGCCGCCGATCGGCTTCCTCGACGACGCCCTGGACCGGGCCCCGGCCCTGGCGGTGCCGCTGCTCGGCGTCGTCGGCGAGCTGGACTCCGACGACCACCTGCGGATCGTCACCGACACCGTCGAACGGGTCCCCGACGGGCGGCTCGTGACGGTGCCGGGCACCGCCCACTACCCGAACGTGGAGCGCCCTGCGGAGTTCGCCCAGGTGCTGGGCGAGTTCCTCCGCCGGTAG
- a CDS encoding alpha/beta hydrolase, whose translation MSDTFTFSGRDGTAVTAYRWLPGEAGEPVRGIVQITHGMGEHALRYLPLAEALTARGFAVYAQDHRGHGATAGGPENLGVLGDDGWAQLVTDIGLLSAHARTEHPGAPLVLLGHSMGSFAVQQFLVADGTPPDAVVLSGTALLDLMEQGWTCPRRWICRRSTRRSSSAPASSGSVATPRRSTPTWPTPAAASASTCPARRRCSLLAGRSATSPP comes from the coding sequence ATGTCCGACACGTTCACCTTCTCCGGCCGCGACGGCACCGCCGTCACCGCCTACCGCTGGCTCCCCGGCGAGGCGGGCGAGCCGGTGCGCGGGATCGTCCAGATCACCCACGGCATGGGTGAGCACGCCCTGCGCTACCTCCCCCTGGCCGAGGCGCTGACCGCCCGCGGCTTCGCCGTCTACGCCCAGGACCACCGCGGCCACGGCGCCACCGCGGGCGGGCCCGAGAACCTCGGCGTCCTCGGCGACGACGGCTGGGCCCAGCTCGTCACCGACATCGGGCTGTTGTCCGCGCACGCCCGCACCGAGCACCCCGGCGCCCCGCTGGTGCTGCTCGGCCACAGCATGGGCTCGTTCGCCGTGCAGCAGTTCCTCGTCGCGGACGGGACCCCGCCGGACGCGGTGGTGCTGTCCGGCACCGCGCTGCTCGACCTCATGGAGCAGGGCTGGACCTGTCCGCGCCGCTGGATCTGTCGTCGTTCAACGCGCCGTTCGAGCAGCGCACCGGCTTCGAGTGGCTCAGTCGCGACCCCGCGCAGGTCGACGCCTACGTGGCCGACGCCCGCTGCGGCTTCGGCATCGACCTGCCCGGCACGCAGGCGATGTTCGCTGCTGGCCGGCCGCTCGGCGACGTCGCCACCCTGA
- a CDS encoding alpha/beta hydrolase produces the protein MSTDRIATELRRPLRWVPPLPLHRPRFLRLLQRLSRRGRPAAVDGVRSTTHPGPPLLRVHVPDHRTTPAALLWFHGGGLVLGSPMIDDERCGELAAELGIVVVSVDYRLAPGDPFPAALDDCHAGWTWLHDAADRLAIDPARIAVGGASAGGCLAAALVQRLHDEGGPQPVAQWLAYPMLDDRTAARRELDRPPHRVWNNRNNEVGWHAYLGRPPGTGEPAPYAVPARRTDLSGLPPTWIGVGDVDLFHDEDVTYARRLREAGVPVELDVVPGAPHGFDGWGKGIAIADDFTARSVAWLRGALGG, from the coding sequence GTGAGCACCGACCGGATCGCCACCGAGCTGCGCCGCCCCCTGCGCTGGGTCCCGCCGCTCCCGCTGCACCGCCCCCGGTTCCTGCGCCTGCTGCAGCGACTGTCCCGGCGCGGCAGGCCCGCCGCCGTCGACGGGGTCCGGTCGACCACGCATCCGGGCCCGCCGCTGCTGCGCGTGCACGTCCCCGACCACCGCACGACGCCCGCGGCGCTGCTGTGGTTCCACGGCGGCGGCCTCGTGCTGGGCTCCCCCATGATCGACGACGAGCGGTGCGGCGAGCTCGCCGCGGAGCTGGGGATCGTCGTCGTCTCGGTGGACTACCGGCTCGCCCCCGGTGACCCGTTCCCGGCCGCGCTCGACGACTGCCACGCCGGCTGGACCTGGCTGCACGACGCCGCCGACCGGCTGGCGATCGACCCGGCGCGGATCGCCGTCGGCGGGGCGAGCGCCGGGGGCTGCCTGGCCGCCGCGCTGGTCCAGCGCCTGCACGACGAGGGCGGCCCGCAGCCGGTCGCGCAGTGGCTGGCCTACCCGATGCTCGACGATCGCACCGCCGCCCGCCGCGAGCTCGACCGGCCCCCGCACCGGGTGTGGAACAACCGCAACAACGAGGTCGGCTGGCACGCATACCTGGGGCGCCCACCCGGGACCGGCGAGCCCGCCCCGTACGCGGTGCCCGCCCGTCGCACCGACCTGTCCGGGCTGCCGCCCACCTGGATCGGCGTCGGCGATGTCGACCTGTTCCACGACGAGGACGTCACCTACGCGCGGCGGCTGCGCGAGGCCGGGGTGCCGGTCGAGCTCGACGTCGTCCCCGGCGCCCCGCACGGCTTCGACGGCTGGGGCAAGGGCATCGCGATCGCCGACGACTTCACGGCGCGCTCGGTCGCCTGGCTGCGTGGCGCGCTCGGCGGCTGA